The proteins below come from a single Chryseobacterium bernardetii genomic window:
- a CDS encoding type I restriction enzyme HsdR N-terminal domain-containing protein produces the protein MELPKLNFQETFDFKFKKDKDKFFIYDLVRKTYLLLTPEEWVRQHWIHYYLTVKSYSTSALITEKKIILNGLTKRIDLLITEKTEPVILIECKAPQIKLTEKTFEQTARYNSIIGAREIVLTNGLQHINAYYENEQYTFYKPD, from the coding sequence ATGGAACTTCCAAAACTGAATTTTCAGGAAACTTTTGATTTTAAATTCAAGAAAGACAAAGATAAGTTTTTTATTTATGATTTGGTCCGCAAAACTTATCTTCTGCTCACTCCTGAGGAATGGGTAAGACAGCACTGGATCCATTACTATCTTACTGTAAAATCTTACTCTACATCTGCTTTAATTACTGAAAAAAAGATTATTCTTAATGGTTTAACCAAAAGAATTGACCTTTTAATTACCGAAAAAACAGAGCCTGTAATTCTGATTGAATGTAAAGCCCCACAAATTAAACTCACGGAAAAAACATTTGAACAAACCGCCCGGTACAACTCTATTATTGGAGCCAGGGAAATTGTTTTAACGAATGGGCTTCAGCATATTAATGCTTATTATGAAAATGAGCAGTATACGTTTTATAAACCGGACTAA
- a CDS encoding PEGA domain-containing protein, translating to MKNNLSIVLLLVTALSTTSCATIFTGTRDKITFNSSPEGAKVIHNGEEKCTTPCTAPISRSLGKQFITVEKEGFDSQKIKLDKSFNAVTLLNILFGGAIGVGIDAATGSLTKYSTKKYDVELEAKQQQ from the coding sequence ATGAAAAACAATCTATCTATTGTATTGTTGTTGGTTACTGCACTTTCCACAACTTCCTGTGCAACCATTTTTACAGGAACCCGTGATAAGATTACCTTCAACTCCAGCCCGGAAGGAGCTAAAGTAATTCATAACGGAGAAGAAAAATGTACAACACCTTGTACTGCACCCATTTCCAGATCTTTGGGTAAACAATTCATTACTGTTGAAAAAGAAGGTTTTGATTCTCAGAAAATTAAACTGGATAAGTCATTTAATGCAGTAACCCTTCTTAATATTCTTTTTGGAGGAGCAATAGGTGTTGGAATTGACGCTGCAACCGGTTCACTGACAAAGTATTCCACCAAGAAATATGATGTTGAGTTAGAAGCGAAGCAGCAACAATAA
- the holA gene encoding DNA polymerase III subunit delta, with the protein MKELDLILKNIKNKEVLPIYFFHGEEAYFIDVAVKALEHNFLEEDEKAFNQTVTYGKDTSYQEVLSLARQFPMMGDKQVIIVKEAQDLKFNEEENRILEAYVENPVPSTVLVFAHKHKKLDSRKKAAKALDKANALFLSESVKESNLPKWISDECTKLNIKTAPNISHLLAEYLGNDLSRIANELNKLKIILKEGEVLDGTIVENHIGISKEYNIFELQKALGTKNANAAFKIAHFMGKNPKNNPFVMMLASLYNYFSNVIIYQTMAGQPPQAIASQMGVNPYFVKDYAESARLYPLKHATRVISILREFDMKGKGLGAVNMGEAELIKELVYKIINVDKIKMKV; encoded by the coding sequence ATGAAAGAATTAGATTTAATCCTCAAAAATATTAAAAATAAAGAAGTTTTACCTATTTATTTTTTCCACGGAGAAGAAGCCTACTTTATTGATGTTGCCGTAAAAGCCCTTGAACACAACTTTTTGGAGGAGGATGAAAAAGCCTTCAACCAAACTGTTACATACGGGAAAGATACCTCTTATCAGGAAGTGCTTTCCCTGGCAAGACAGTTTCCGATGATGGGCGATAAGCAGGTGATTATCGTAAAAGAAGCCCAGGACCTGAAGTTTAATGAGGAAGAAAACAGAATTCTGGAAGCTTATGTTGAAAATCCTGTTCCTTCCACGGTATTGGTTTTTGCCCATAAGCACAAAAAGCTTGACAGCAGGAAAAAGGCGGCTAAAGCTTTGGATAAGGCCAATGCACTTTTCCTTAGTGAATCTGTTAAAGAAAGCAACCTTCCCAAATGGATTTCTGATGAATGCACAAAGCTGAACATTAAAACAGCCCCTAATATTTCCCACCTTTTGGCAGAATATCTTGGAAACGACCTTTCAAGAATTGCCAATGAACTGAATAAACTGAAGATTATCCTTAAAGAAGGTGAAGTGCTGGACGGAACTATTGTTGAAAACCATATCGGGATCAGCAAAGAGTACAATATTTTTGAACTTCAGAAGGCCTTGGGAACAAAGAATGCCAATGCAGCCTTTAAAATTGCCCATTTTATGGGTAAAAATCCTAAGAATAACCCTTTTGTAATGATGCTGGCTAGTCTTTATAATTACTTTTCCAATGTGATTATTTATCAGACAATGGCGGGGCAGCCACCGCAGGCCATAGCCTCTCAGATGGGTGTGAATCCTTATTTTGTGAAAGACTATGCAGAAAGTGCGAGGCTGTATCCTTTAAAACATGCCACAAGGGTCATTTCTATTCTGAGAGAATTTGATATGAAAGGAAAAGGGCTGGGCGCTGTGAATATGGGAGAAGCAGAACTTATTAAGGAATTGGTGTACAAGATCATTAATGTAGATAAGATTAAAATGAAAGTGTGA
- a CDS encoding dienelactone hydrolase family protein → MIRSILLTASIIVSGSLFSQKLKTVSYLDDSQKLNGLVTSNAGKKLPGVLILPAWKGIDDEAKTAALELEKQGYIAFIADIYGEGKIPANNEEASKSSGYYKKNYAEYQKRISLALEQLKKNGAISDKTAVIGYCFGGTGALESARGNLPVAGVVSIHGSLGRDQSRKNEKLNAKILVENPADDMSVTPEDYSNLIKEMNDGNADWQIITYAHSKHTFTDPKSPDYNETMAKRAWNHTLMFLKEILK, encoded by the coding sequence ATGATACGTTCAATTTTATTAACCGCCTCAATTATTGTCTCCGGAAGCCTTTTCAGTCAAAAGCTTAAAACAGTTTCCTATCTGGACGATTCCCAGAAACTAAATGGATTAGTGACTTCCAATGCCGGGAAAAAACTTCCCGGAGTATTAATTCTACCTGCATGGAAAGGAATTGATGATGAAGCTAAAACAGCTGCCCTTGAACTTGAAAAGCAAGGCTATATTGCTTTTATTGCAGATATCTATGGGGAAGGAAAAATTCCTGCCAATAATGAGGAAGCTTCGAAAAGCTCAGGATATTACAAGAAGAATTATGCTGAATATCAAAAAAGAATTTCACTGGCCTTAGAGCAGTTGAAAAAAAACGGAGCGATTTCTGATAAAACTGCTGTCATCGGGTATTGTTTTGGCGGAACGGGTGCGTTGGAATCTGCCAGAGGAAATTTACCTGTTGCAGGGGTAGTTTCTATTCATGGAAGCCTGGGAAGAGACCAAAGCAGAAAAAATGAAAAATTAAATGCTAAAATCCTGGTAGAAAACCCGGCAGATGATATGAGCGTAACACCTGAAGACTACAGCAACCTCATCAAAGAAATGAATGATGGAAATGCAGACTGGCAGATCATCACTTACGCCCATTCCAAGCATACTTTTACGGATCCTAAATCTCCGGATTATAATGAAACAATGGCTAAAAGAGCCTGGAACCATACATTGATGTTTCTGAAAGAAATACTGAAATAA
- the trxB gene encoding thioredoxin-disulfide reductase, translating to MEQNILDCVIVGSGPSGFTAAIYAARADLKPELYTGLEPGGQLTTTTEVDNFPGYPAGITGPEMMMDLQKQAERFETKVHYEMITKAEFSKEVGGVHKLYAGNKEILAKTVIISTGATAKYLGLEDEKKYAGGGVSACATCDGFFYRGKDVVVVGAGDTAAEEATYLAKLCRKVTLLVRKDVFRASKAMVHRVQNTPNIEVKFHHELIGIEGENSLVERAVIINNQTQETSTVDVEGIFIAIGHKPNTDIFVGQVDLDENGYIVTEKGSSRTNLPGVFAAGDVQDHIYRQAITAAGSGCMAAMDAEKYLAELH from the coding sequence ATGGAGCAAAACATTTTAGATTGTGTGATCGTTGGATCTGGACCTTCTGGTTTCACAGCTGCCATTTATGCAGCAAGAGCAGACTTAAAACCTGAATTGTATACAGGTTTGGAGCCGGGCGGACAATTAACTACAACTACTGAGGTTGATAACTTTCCAGGGTATCCAGCAGGGATTACAGGTCCTGAAATGATGATGGATCTGCAGAAGCAGGCAGAAAGATTTGAAACCAAAGTGCATTATGAAATGATCACCAAAGCTGAGTTTTCAAAAGAAGTTGGCGGTGTTCATAAACTATATGCAGGAAATAAAGAAATTTTAGCTAAAACGGTAATTATTTCTACAGGCGCTACAGCAAAATATTTAGGTCTTGAAGACGAAAAAAAATATGCAGGAGGCGGAGTTTCCGCTTGTGCTACATGTGACGGATTTTTCTACAGAGGAAAAGATGTAGTGGTAGTAGGAGCAGGAGATACAGCTGCTGAAGAAGCTACTTATCTTGCTAAACTATGCAGAAAAGTAACATTATTGGTGAGAAAAGACGTTTTCAGAGCTTCAAAAGCAATGGTACACAGAGTACAAAACACTCCGAATATTGAAGTTAAATTCCACCATGAACTTATCGGAATTGAAGGAGAAAACAGCCTGGTAGAAAGAGCGGTAATTATCAATAACCAGACTCAGGAGACTTCTACTGTGGATGTTGAGGGGATCTTCATCGCCATCGGCCACAAACCGAATACGGATATTTTTGTAGGTCAGGTAGATCTTGATGAAAACGGATATATTGTAACTGAGAAAGGTTCTTCAAGAACCAATCTTCCGGGAGTTTTTGCTGCAGGAGATGTTCAGGATCATATCTACAGACAGGCTATTACAGCTGCAGGAAGCGGATGTATGGCTGCAATGGATGCAGAAAAATATTTAGCTGAATTACACTAA
- a CDS encoding VOC family protein produces MKKVTAIGGIFFKCKDPEQVNDWYKTHLGVETSPYGAKFDWREADSDKKGYTLWSPFKESTQYFEPSEKDFMINYHVADIEALVEELKKEGIKILDEITTYEYGRFVHIMDPEGNKIELFEPAGA; encoded by the coding sequence ATGAAAAAAGTAACCGCAATTGGTGGCATTTTCTTTAAATGTAAAGATCCGGAACAGGTAAACGATTGGTATAAAACGCATCTTGGTGTGGAGACCAGTCCATACGGTGCTAAATTTGACTGGAGAGAAGCAGACTCTGATAAAAAAGGATATACCTTATGGAGCCCTTTTAAAGAATCTACCCAATATTTTGAACCTTCAGAAAAAGATTTTATGATCAATTACCATGTGGCAGATATTGAAGCTTTGGTAGAAGAACTGAAAAAGGAAGGCATCAAGATCCTTGATGAAATTACGACGTATGAATATGGCAGGTTTGTTCATATCATGGATCCCGAAGGAAATAAAATTGAATTATTTGAACCGGCAGGAGCGTAA